DNA sequence from the Pseudobacteroides sp. genome:
CCAAAAGTTTTCTGGCATTCCCAAGACCGTGGGCCACGCCAATCTTCACGTCAAGATCATTTATCCTGACAGTAGCCTCCCTTATGCCATCCAGTCCTCTTAACTGAACAAAGTCAACAGATTCAAGGGTCTCACCTGTAAGCCATTCATAAGCTGTACGTAGGGCTGCTTCAATAACTCCGCCTGTAGTACCGAATATTACCCCTGCTCCTGTAGATTCCCCGAGAGGATTGTCAAATTCACCGTCATTAAGGGTTGCAAAGTTTATGCCCGCTTCCTTGAGCATGAGCCCTAATTCACGGGTGGAAATAACATAGTCCACGTTAATTATGCCATCGTTTCCAAGCTCCTGCCTTGCAGCCTCATATTTTTTGGCAAGACAAGGCATTACAGATACAACAACCATCTTTTTGGGATCTATGTTAAACTTCTTTGCGTAGTAGGTTTTGGCCACAGCACCAAACATTTCGTGAGGTGATTTACATGTAGAAGGAATGTCCAAAAGATCAGGGAACTGATGTTCAAAGAATTTAACCCAAGCTGGACAGCAGCTGGTCAGTATTGGTAGTGTTCCTCCGTGCTGAAGTCTATGTACAAATTCCGAAGCCTCTTCTATTATTGTAAGGTCGGCTGCAAAGTCAGTGTCAAAAACTCTATCAAATCCAAGGTTTCTCAGTGCTGTTACCATTTTGCCAGTTACTATGGTTCCCGGTTCCATTCCGAATTCTTCACCAAGTGCAACCCTTACAGCAGGAGCAGTCTGCACAACAACATACTTCTCTGGATCATTAAGAGCATCCCACACTTCTCCGATGTTATTGATTTCAGTCAATGCCGCAGTAGGACATACCGCCACACACTGGCCGCAGAATGTACACATTGTTTCGGACATTGGAAGCCCGAAAGCTGGGGCCACTACAGTTTCAAAACCTCTGTCCACAGCTGAGAGTATTCCGCAGGTCTGAACATCGTTGCACATGGTTTCACAACGTCTGCAAAGAATACATTTGTCCAGATTTCTGTATATTGATTTGCTTGATGAGTCCTTTTCATAAGTGGACATTTCTCCTTGGTACTTGAGCTTCCTCACTCCCAAATCTGCTGCAAGCTTCTGAAGATCACACTTCTGGTTCTTTTCACAAATAAGACAGTCGGTAGGGTGATCCGACAGCAGAAGCTCCACAATGGTTCTTCTCGCCTTTACAACCTTTGGGGTATGGGTCTTAATGCTCATGCCCT
Encoded proteins:
- a CDS encoding NADH-dependent [FeFe] hydrogenase, group A6 yields the protein MDNVKVKLNDIEISVPIGSTILDAAKLADVSIPTLCHLNLHDLKAVNQVASCRVCMVEVEGRRNLAPACATYVSEGMSIKTHTPKVVKARRTIVELLLSDHPTDCLICEKNQKCDLQKLAADLGVRKLKYQGEMSTYEKDSSSKSIYRNLDKCILCRRCETMCNDVQTCGILSAVDRGFETVVAPAFGLPMSETMCTFCGQCVAVCPTAALTEINNIGEVWDALNDPEKYVVVQTAPAVRVALGEEFGMEPGTIVTGKMVTALRNLGFDRVFDTDFAADLTIIEEASEFVHRLQHGGTLPILTSCCPAWVKFFEHQFPDLLDIPSTCKSPHEMFGAVAKTYYAKKFNIDPKKMVVVSVMPCLAKKYEAARQELGNDGIINVDYVISTRELGLMLKEAGINFATLNDGEFDNPLGESTGAGVIFGTTGGVIEAALRTAYEWLTGETLESVDFVQLRGLDGIREATVRINDLDVKIGVAHGLGNARKLLEAIREGKAQYHAIEIMACPGGCVGGGGQPYHHGDAEIIKKRAEAIYREDKGKTRRKSHENQDVLKVYNEFLGEFYGEKAHELLHTHYTKREKI